The genomic DNA CGCGGACAGCGGCGGTTTCGCCGGCCGCGAGCTGCTGGACGAGCACGTGATCGACGCCGACCTGGTGCTGACCGCGACCCTGGACCACCGCGCCCAGGTGATATCGATGGGGCACGCGGCGGGCCTGCGCACCTTCACCATCAAGGAGTTCACCCGGCTGGTGCGCCGGGTCGACCCGGGCACCCTGCCCGATCCCAGGGACGGCGCGCGGCTGACCGAACGCGCCCGCGCACTGGTCCGCGCGGCAGCTGCGCTGCGCGGGTGGTTGTTGGCCTCCACGCCGGAGTCGGACGAGCTGGACGACCCGTACGGCGCGCCGATCGGCATGTTCCGCAACTGCGGTGAGGAGATCTTCGACGCGCTGGATCCGGTGGTGACCGCGCTCACCGGGGTCTGCCGACAGGACTGACGGGGGTTCTGCGGGGAGACCGTGGGGGGATTGTGTGTGCAATGTGTGCACGCCCTGACGGCGGTATGCCGGTGTGTGCGGACGGGCCTCCCCGGGGGTGCGGTCATACGCTGGAGAGTGCCCTGCCCCGCCGCTGCCCGGGAGCCACGCGATGACGGTCACCGATGCCGTGCCGACCCACTGGGAGGCCTCCGCGGCCCTGCGCCGGGCCGATCCGCTGGTCGCCGACCTGCTCTCGGCGGAGGCCGAGCGCCGCGCCGAGAGCCTGCAACTGCTGGCCGGCGAGAACCTCACCAGCCCGGCCGTGCTCGCCGCGCTGGCCGGCCCGCTGATCGACAAGTACGCCGAGGGGTACCCCGGCCAGCGCCACCACACCGGCTGCGCCCCGGCCGACACGGTGGAGCTGCTCGCGGTCGACCGGGCCCGCCAGCTGTTCGCCGCCCCGCACGCCAACGTCCAGGCCCGTTCCGGCACTTCGGCCATGCTGGCGGCCTACGCGGCGCTGCTGCGGCCCGGCGACACGGTGCTGGCGATGTCGCTGGAGCACGGCGGCCACCTGAGCGCCGGCTCCCGGTCCAACTTCTCCGGCCGCTGGTTCGACTTCGTCGGCTACGGCGTGCGGGAGGAGGACGGGCTGATCGACCTGGAGCAGGTCAGGGAGCTGGCCCACCGGCACCGCCCGAAGGCGATCATCGCGGGCGGCATCTCCTACCCCCGGCACGTGGACTGGGCGGCCTTCCGGCAGATCGCCGACGAGGTGGACGCCTACCTGATCGCCTCCGCCGCGCAGACCATCGGCCTGGTCGCGGCCGGCGCCGCGCCCTCCCCGGTGCCGTACGCGGACGTCACGGTGGCCGCCACCCACAAGCTGCTGCGCGGACCGCGCGGCGGGCTGCTGCTGTGCGGCCACGAGCTGGCCGGCCGGATCGACCGGGCGGTGTTCCCGTTCACCCAGGGCGGCGCGGCGATGAACGAGGTGGCCGGCAAGGCGGTCGCGCTGGCCCAGGCGGGCACCCCGGAGTTCACCGCGTACATCCGCCGCGCGGTGAGCGGCGCCCGGGCGCTGGCCGCCGCCCTGGCCGCGGCGGGGGCCCGGCCCACCACCGGCGGCACCGACACCCACCTGGTCGCCGCCGACGTCTCGCCGCTCGGGCTGAGCGGCATCGAGGCCGAGCGGCGCTGCGCGGCGGCCGGCCTCATGCTCGGCAAGTGCGCGCTGCCGTTCGACCCCTCGCCGCCCACCGAGGCGTCCGGGATCCGGCTGGGCACCGGCACGGCGGCCGCCCAGGGGATGGGGGAGGAGGAGCTGGCCGAGGTCGGCGCCCTGCTCGGACGGCTGCTCGCCTCCGGTCCTGACGTGCGGATCCGCACCCGGGTGCAGGAGCTGGCCCGGGCCTTCGCGGGCCGGCGCTGAGGGCGGATCCGGCATGTCCGCCCGCCGGAGCGAACCGCGATGCGCGCCCGGTGCGTCCGAGTCAATAAGGTGTGCTGCGTGGCGACGCACCTCGAACCTCGAACCCGCGCGGGAGTACCCTGCGTACTCGACCGTCGGACCGTGACCAGGGAGGCCAGTGGTGCGTGAGTATCTGCTGGTCCTGTTCGTGTCCGCGGCGGTGACCTACCTGCTGGTCAGCCCGGTCCGGAAGTTCGCCATCGCGGCCGGCGCGATGCCGGCGGTGCGCGCCCGCGACGTCCACCGCGAGCCCACCCCGCGGCTCGGCGGCATCGCGATGTTCGGCGGACTGCTGGCCGGTCTGCTCACCGCCTCGCAGCTCACCAACCTCGGCCGGCTGTTCGAGCAGACCGGCGACGTGAAGGCGCTGCTCTCCGGGGCCGGGATCATGTTCGTGCTGGGCGTCCTGGACGACAAGTGGGGCGTGGACGCCCTGGTCAAGCTGGGCGGCCAGATGGTGGCCGCCGGTGTCATGGTCTGGCAGGGCGTGACGGTGATCTCCATCCCGGTGCCCGGCTACGGCCAGGTCGCGCTCACCCCGACCCAGGGCATGCTGATCGCGGTCGCGCTGGTCGTCGTCATGGTCAACGCGGTCAACTTCATCGACGGCCTGGACGGCCTGGCGGCGGGCATGGTCTGCATCGCCGCGATGGCCTTCTTCCTCTACTCGTACCGGCTCTGGCTCGGGTACGGGATCAACGACGCCGCACCCGCCGCGCTGTTCTCGGCGGTGCTGATCGGGATGTGCCTGGGCTTCCTGCCGCACAACCTGCACCCGGCGCGGATCTTCATGGGCGACTCCGGC from Kitasatospora terrestris includes the following:
- a CDS encoding protein-tyrosine-phosphatase, with the protein product MSGGLTLLRRPAEGPLPVDRFRILFVCTGNICRSPIAERLTRLELDLRLGPVLGRRILVESAGTWGHEGAPMEAHAATVLGEYGADSGGFAGRELLDEHVIDADLVLTATLDHRAQVISMGHAAGLRTFTIKEFTRLVRRVDPGTLPDPRDGARLTERARALVRAAAALRGWLLASTPESDELDDPYGAPIGMFRNCGEEIFDALDPVVTALTGVCRQD
- the glyA gene encoding serine hydroxymethyltransferase — its product is MTVTDAVPTHWEASAALRRADPLVADLLSAEAERRAESLQLLAGENLTSPAVLAALAGPLIDKYAEGYPGQRHHTGCAPADTVELLAVDRARQLFAAPHANVQARSGTSAMLAAYAALLRPGDTVLAMSLEHGGHLSAGSRSNFSGRWFDFVGYGVREEDGLIDLEQVRELAHRHRPKAIIAGGISYPRHVDWAAFRQIADEVDAYLIASAAQTIGLVAAGAAPSPVPYADVTVAATHKLLRGPRGGLLLCGHELAGRIDRAVFPFTQGGAAMNEVAGKAVALAQAGTPEFTAYIRRAVSGARALAAALAAAGARPTTGGTDTHLVAADVSPLGLSGIEAERRCAAAGLMLGKCALPFDPSPPTEASGIRLGTGTAAAQGMGEEELAEVGALLGRLLASGPDVRIRTRVQELARAFAGRR
- a CDS encoding MraY family glycosyltransferase; translation: MREYLLVLFVSAAVTYLLVSPVRKFAIAAGAMPAVRARDVHREPTPRLGGIAMFGGLLAGLLTASQLTNLGRLFEQTGDVKALLSGAGIMFVLGVLDDKWGVDALVKLGGQMVAAGVMVWQGVTVISIPVPGYGQVALTPTQGMLIAVALVVVMVNAVNFIDGLDGLAAGMVCIAAMAFFLYSYRLWLGYGINDAAPAALFSAVLIGMCLGFLPHNLHPARIFMGDSGSMMLGLMLAVSAISITGRVDPDLITDQSGSRTATVHALVPIYIPLVLPLTVIALPLADLLLAVVRRTWAGKSPFAADKQHLHHRLLEVGHSHSRAVLIMYFWAALVAFGTVAVSVTNTGRAVVLTMAGLCLVGIVVLLMPRFRPQAPRAVQPFVPPRYRQGDPAPAAEAPATPGAGVEAAEETPAMAELSADDKALLGRIGTGATAVGSRPDPKS